In one Cygnus olor isolate bCygOlo1 chromosome 27, bCygOlo1.pri.v2, whole genome shotgun sequence genomic region, the following are encoded:
- the PROM2 gene encoding prominin-2 isoform X1 — protein sequence MQAAGLLLTWVLLHPAGTQQCHPSSPGSILRFTDTHAEIRVPALHRVASSLDPLYSLVRHYLDLIQQNPLPTELLRAALNDPSSVRTSQVVQYELGYVICAAVALLFTVAVPVAGLCFCYCRSQQRCGGRLRAHRRSLGCRRRCLLICLSITSLIILTSAICALVTNQRVKEQMEPGLGAVPDTLRTLRQHIDNVPQGVQMVVDQFEVPRQRIISDLAGVSRSVGLSIHAQLKAMTYTALADLQDRAGDLQTSLHHLQILDKTVRVLTAARAELEPVLRERRQRVVALLDDPRCTSCASILGRAQSLELGADYSKVPSVEKVLKTLAGLPRSDFAEMIRQGNGTFNSIPELAVERMAQVIQELREEMTQVSEKVQSIADGFPLPDYTWHVSEALLKAENRTQPFLREVERFERYRWITGMALCSIILLITACNVVGMALGAYGLSKREDPSDYECRGEAGAKFLMVGVGLGFLFSWLLILLVFATFLVGGNIQTLVCRNWVNQEIYKFIDTPGNLPPSMNLTRQLNLRRDSNLSTTYRECKSGAGLWEVLQLEKSYDLDEHLKTPKYTANFQKRLGDFTTHLGDVRLLRSEGRQDLETFARSGVDEVDYRRFQEEMKIPVVQTSLPGLARSLEGLQKMQRNGTVAGRLATEAQALWQIQNSTVQTQEALVVKLGESIRFLSQLAPHLQERVKTTLATTASVEAQLPLQAQQILRQEIGCFTRKELRYFAQYLHWVGHTLREDVASCQPLATALDNGRVILCDRIADPWNAFWFSLGCCTFFLIPNIIFAIRLTKHFRPIRNRLISTGSEETCPFHIPRVTALKL from the exons agctGCTCAGGGCAGCCCTGAATGACCCCAGCTCAGTTCGGACATCACAG GTCGTGCAGTACGAGCTGGGCTACGTCATCTGTGCTGCAGTGGCTCTGCTCTTCACTGTGGCTGTTCCGGTGGCTGGGCTGTGCTTCTGCTACTGCCGGAGCCAGCAGCGGTGCGGGGGCCGCCTGCGTGCCCATCGGCGCTCACTGGGTTGCCGGCGCCGCTGCCTCCTCATCTGCCTCTCCATCACCTCCCTCATCATCCT GACCAGTGCCATCTGTGCCTTGGTCACCAACCAACGGGTGAAGGAGCAGATGGAGCCAGGGCTTGGTGCTGTTCCAGACACACTGCGCACACTGCGGCAGCACATTGACAATGTCCCCCAG GGTGTGCAGATGGTGGTGGACCAGTTTGAAGTGCCCCGGCAGCGGATAATCTCCGACCTGGCAG GAGTAAGTCGCAGCGTGGGACTCTCCATCCATGCACAGCTGAAGGCAATGACCTACACAGCACTGGCAGACCTgcaggacagggcaggag ACCTACAGACCTCGCTGCACCATTTACAGATTCTCGACAAGACGGTGCGGGTGCTGACAGCGGCACGGGCTGAGCTGGAGCCAGTGCTGCGGGAACGGCGGCAGCGTGTGGTCGCACTCCTAGACGACCCACGCTGCACCTCCTGCGCCAGCATCCTGGGCAGGGCACAGAGCCTGGAGCTGGGTGCTGACTACAGCAAG GTGCCCTCAGTGGAGAAGGTTTTGAAGACATTGGCTGGTCTGCCCCGAAGTGATTTTGCAGAGATGATTCGGCAG GGCAACGGTACCTTCAACTCTATCCCAGAGCTGGCTGTGGAGAGGATGGCACAGGTCATTCAGG AGCTGCGGGAGGAGATGACCCAAGTGTCAGAGAAGGTGCAGAGCATTGCCGATGGCTTCCCCCTCCCTGACTATACCTGGCATGTCAGCGAGGCCCTGCTGAAGGCAGAGAACCGGACCCAGCCTTTCCTCCGTGAGGTGGAGCGCTTCGAGCGGTACAG GTGGATCACGGGCATGGCACTGTGCTCCATCATCCTCCTCATCACTGCCTGCAACGTGGTGGGGATGGCCCTGGGGGCATATGGGCTCTCCAAGCGGGAGGACCCAAGTGACTACGAGTGCCGAGGAGAAGCTGGCGCCAAGTTCCTTATGGT TGGCGTAGGCCTGGGTTTCCTGTTCTCCTGGCTCCTCATCCTCTTGGTTTTTGCCACGTTCCTGGTTGGGGGCAACATCCAGACATTGGTTTGCAGGAATTGGGTCAACCAGGAGATTTATAAG TTCATTGACACCCCTGGGAACCTGCCTCCATCCATGAACCTCACCCGCCAGCTCAACCTCAGGAGAGACTCCAACCTCAGCACCACTTACCG GGAGTGCAAGAGTGGTGCAGGTCTGTGGGAGGTGCTGCAGCTAGAGAAGTCCTATGACCTGGATGAGCACCTCAAAACACCCAAG TACACGGCCAACTTCCAAAAACGCCTGGGTGACTTCACAACGCACCTTGGTGATGTGCGGCTCCTCCGCAGTGAGGGCAGGCAGGATCTGGAGACCTTTGCCCGCAGCGGCGTGGACGAGGTAGACTACAGACGCTTccaggaggag ATGAAAATCCCTGTAGTGCAGACCAGCCTCCCTGGCCTTGCAAGGAGCCTGGAGGGGCTGCAGAAAATGCAG AGGAATGGCACAGTGGCAGGGCGGCTGGCTACTGAGGCCCAAGCCCTGTGGCAGATACAAAACTCCACGGTGCAAACACAGGAGGCTTTGGTG GTGAAGCTGGGAGAAAGCATCCGGTTCCTCTCTCAATTGGCACCACACCTCCAG GAGCGGGTGAAGACAACGCTGGCCACCACAGCCTCGGTGGAAGCCCAGCTGCCCTTGCAAGCCCAGCAGATCCTCCGGCAG GAGATTGGCTGCTTCACAAGGAAGGAGCTGAGGTACTTTGCACAGTACCTACACTGGGTTGGGCACACG CTGAGGGAGGATGTGGCTTCATGCCAGCCACTTGCCACGGCCCTGGACAATGGGCGGGTGATCCTGTGTGACCGCATTGCTGACCCCTGG AATGCTTTCTGGTTTAGCCTGGGATGCTGCACCTTCTTCCTCATCCCCAACATCATCTTCGCCATAAGGCTCACCAAACATTTCCGCCCCATCCGCAACAGACTCAT CTCTACAGGGTCAGAGGAGACCTGTCCTTTCCACATCCCCCGTGTCACAGCACTCAAGCTCTAG
- the PROM2 gene encoding prominin-2 isoform X2, giving the protein MQAAGLLLTWVLLHPAGTQQCHPSSPGSILRFTDTHAEIRVPALHRVASSLDPLYSLVRHYLDLIQQNPLPTELLRAALNDPSSVRTSQVVQYELGYVICAAVALLFTVAVPVAGLCFCYCRSQQRCGGRLRAHRRSLGCRRRCLLICLSITSLIILTSAICALVTNQRVKEQMEPGLGAVPDTLRTLRQHIDNVPQGVQMVVDQFEVPRQRIISDLAGVSRSVGLSIHAQLKAMTYTALADLQDRAGDLQTSLHHLQILDKTVRVLTAARAELEPVLRERRQRVVALLDDPRCTSCASILGRAQSLELGADYSKVPSVEKVLKTLAGLPRSDFAEMIRQGNGTFNSIPELAVERMAQVIQELREEMTQVSEKVQSIADGFPLPDYTWHVSEALLKAENRTQPFLREVERFERWITGMALCSIILLITACNVVGMALGAYGLSKREDPSDYECRGEAGAKFLMVGVGLGFLFSWLLILLVFATFLVGGNIQTLVCRNWVNQEIYKFIDTPGNLPPSMNLTRQLNLRRDSNLSTTYRECKSGAGLWEVLQLEKSYDLDEHLKTPKYTANFQKRLGDFTTHLGDVRLLRSEGRQDLETFARSGVDEVDYRRFQEEMKIPVVQTSLPGLARSLEGLQKMQRNGTVAGRLATEAQALWQIQNSTVQTQEALVVKLGESIRFLSQLAPHLQERVKTTLATTASVEAQLPLQAQQILRQEIGCFTRKELRYFAQYLHWVGHTLREDVASCQPLATALDNGRVILCDRIADPWNAFWFSLGCCTFFLIPNIIFAIRLTKHFRPIRNRLISTGSEETCPFHIPRVTALKL; this is encoded by the exons agctGCTCAGGGCAGCCCTGAATGACCCCAGCTCAGTTCGGACATCACAG GTCGTGCAGTACGAGCTGGGCTACGTCATCTGTGCTGCAGTGGCTCTGCTCTTCACTGTGGCTGTTCCGGTGGCTGGGCTGTGCTTCTGCTACTGCCGGAGCCAGCAGCGGTGCGGGGGCCGCCTGCGTGCCCATCGGCGCTCACTGGGTTGCCGGCGCCGCTGCCTCCTCATCTGCCTCTCCATCACCTCCCTCATCATCCT GACCAGTGCCATCTGTGCCTTGGTCACCAACCAACGGGTGAAGGAGCAGATGGAGCCAGGGCTTGGTGCTGTTCCAGACACACTGCGCACACTGCGGCAGCACATTGACAATGTCCCCCAG GGTGTGCAGATGGTGGTGGACCAGTTTGAAGTGCCCCGGCAGCGGATAATCTCCGACCTGGCAG GAGTAAGTCGCAGCGTGGGACTCTCCATCCATGCACAGCTGAAGGCAATGACCTACACAGCACTGGCAGACCTgcaggacagggcaggag ACCTACAGACCTCGCTGCACCATTTACAGATTCTCGACAAGACGGTGCGGGTGCTGACAGCGGCACGGGCTGAGCTGGAGCCAGTGCTGCGGGAACGGCGGCAGCGTGTGGTCGCACTCCTAGACGACCCACGCTGCACCTCCTGCGCCAGCATCCTGGGCAGGGCACAGAGCCTGGAGCTGGGTGCTGACTACAGCAAG GTGCCCTCAGTGGAGAAGGTTTTGAAGACATTGGCTGGTCTGCCCCGAAGTGATTTTGCAGAGATGATTCGGCAG GGCAACGGTACCTTCAACTCTATCCCAGAGCTGGCTGTGGAGAGGATGGCACAGGTCATTCAGG AGCTGCGGGAGGAGATGACCCAAGTGTCAGAGAAGGTGCAGAGCATTGCCGATGGCTTCCCCCTCCCTGACTATACCTGGCATGTCAGCGAGGCCCTGCTGAAGGCAGAGAACCGGACCCAGCCTTTCCTCCGTGAGGTGGAGCGCTTCGAGCG GTGGATCACGGGCATGGCACTGTGCTCCATCATCCTCCTCATCACTGCCTGCAACGTGGTGGGGATGGCCCTGGGGGCATATGGGCTCTCCAAGCGGGAGGACCCAAGTGACTACGAGTGCCGAGGAGAAGCTGGCGCCAAGTTCCTTATGGT TGGCGTAGGCCTGGGTTTCCTGTTCTCCTGGCTCCTCATCCTCTTGGTTTTTGCCACGTTCCTGGTTGGGGGCAACATCCAGACATTGGTTTGCAGGAATTGGGTCAACCAGGAGATTTATAAG TTCATTGACACCCCTGGGAACCTGCCTCCATCCATGAACCTCACCCGCCAGCTCAACCTCAGGAGAGACTCCAACCTCAGCACCACTTACCG GGAGTGCAAGAGTGGTGCAGGTCTGTGGGAGGTGCTGCAGCTAGAGAAGTCCTATGACCTGGATGAGCACCTCAAAACACCCAAG TACACGGCCAACTTCCAAAAACGCCTGGGTGACTTCACAACGCACCTTGGTGATGTGCGGCTCCTCCGCAGTGAGGGCAGGCAGGATCTGGAGACCTTTGCCCGCAGCGGCGTGGACGAGGTAGACTACAGACGCTTccaggaggag ATGAAAATCCCTGTAGTGCAGACCAGCCTCCCTGGCCTTGCAAGGAGCCTGGAGGGGCTGCAGAAAATGCAG AGGAATGGCACAGTGGCAGGGCGGCTGGCTACTGAGGCCCAAGCCCTGTGGCAGATACAAAACTCCACGGTGCAAACACAGGAGGCTTTGGTG GTGAAGCTGGGAGAAAGCATCCGGTTCCTCTCTCAATTGGCACCACACCTCCAG GAGCGGGTGAAGACAACGCTGGCCACCACAGCCTCGGTGGAAGCCCAGCTGCCCTTGCAAGCCCAGCAGATCCTCCGGCAG GAGATTGGCTGCTTCACAAGGAAGGAGCTGAGGTACTTTGCACAGTACCTACACTGGGTTGGGCACACG CTGAGGGAGGATGTGGCTTCATGCCAGCCACTTGCCACGGCCCTGGACAATGGGCGGGTGATCCTGTGTGACCGCATTGCTGACCCCTGG AATGCTTTCTGGTTTAGCCTGGGATGCTGCACCTTCTTCCTCATCCCCAACATCATCTTCGCCATAAGGCTCACCAAACATTTCCGCCCCATCCGCAACAGACTCAT CTCTACAGGGTCAGAGGAGACCTGTCCTTTCCACATCCCCCGTGTCACAGCACTCAAGCTCTAG